Genomic DNA from Triticum dicoccoides isolate Atlit2015 ecotype Zavitan chromosome 4B, WEW_v2.0, whole genome shotgun sequence:
GGTTTTCCTATTTCTTCTGAGGCCTCCTCGCGCTAGCCAGCGGCGGATTTCGAGCGATGGAATCGAGGGACAAGACTGCAGCAGCTGCTGGGCGCACGACGGGGATGAAGCCAGCGACATCAACAACTGACTTGGGTACGATTCCTTTAACATCCCGACTTGGGAACGAACTCCGCTGCACCTACATCAATCCTAGCCGGCTTCAAGATGCCACGCGGACGCGAAGTGGAGGACCGCGACCCCAGATGGCCATGACGTCGTCCTTCGGCCCTGCTTCACTGGGGCGTGGTCTTTCAGTGTCGAGCAGCCTCAGGTGGGAGGCATTGAGGGGCGCGTGGCTCTGGTGTTGCGCACCGGTGGCGGCAGCCAGCATCGGCAGTAAGCTCATGGTTTTCATCCCCTCCCTGTCTTCCCCTTTGACTCTCTCATACTCTGAACCGTCCGCCACATGGACACCAACGCACAGGCAGTAGTGCGTCGAGGAAGTAGCAGTTACAGACGGCCATTCGAGTTCCTCTACAAGCAGCAGTTGGACGATAGTTAATTGGTGCTCTCCCCATCACCCATTGTTGCAGTTCTTCAGCAGCAGCTAGTTGTCAGCCGTGTGGCAGTTATTATTTGGTTGTGGGGCAGTTAGAGAAAAATAGTTAGCTGTGTTAAATCAAAACGTTAACTGATATATTGACCTTGTTAACTGCACAACTTTGCCCTCGTTGTCTCTTCAGTCAAATTTATTTTAGCGATTTCTGTTAGATTGTTGATTTTCATCCATTGGTGCGTTGAAAACAAAAGAAGTTAACTTTTTTTTCTTCTGTAACAGTTAACTATGGAATTTGCATAAGTTATTAAAAACGGGAAAAGTTAACCCATCGGGCTGCTGTTGTCACCATGATGCCGGTGCCACACAATCTGATGCTCTTGCTGTTAAAAACAAATGCAGTTAACTTCAGTTAATCTGATGCTCTTGCAGAAGCGCCGGCAAGGACATCTCATCATCGATGATGCTGTCCATCACCAGAGTCAACCGGGTTCGTCGGACGCAGGCTCGTGCAAAAGCTTCTATCCGGTAAGTACGCACCACCACCAAGGCCAATGTCGCCTCCCTTTTCCCTGGTAATTAAGCATTCAAATGCTAAGTACATGTATGTAATCGAGGTGTACTCCAAAAAACACTACTATGAGattagttaaatttagttgaaaataaAGAACCTAAAAGCCCCCTCTATTCTCTAACTTAATTAAGTTGAGACGAGGAACCATTTTTACTTGCTGCTCATCAAAAAATGgcagctgttgttgctgctgctgttgctgctgctactaatactgctgctactactgctgctgctgctactactactactactactactactactaaccATGTACGTACTCTGTGTGGTCTCTTTCTTCGGTCCACTCTTTTAGTGCTTCAGTTAGCTTCAGAAGTTATGCATTGACAAAAGAAAGTTAAAAAAGTTGGTTTCTGTAGCAGTTAGTATTTCGTAGAAAGTTAAAAACATGAATAAGTTGGCTAAAGAAACCCGACAGTTAACATAAGAATTTGAAGCAGTTAAAACTTGAATTTGCAGTAGTTAAAACTTAAAGTTATTGTCCTTTCCCCCCTGAAGGATCACAACAACACTGAATACAGGAAACTTGTTCTCATATCGGGTGAAAACTAGTTCCTTCTTCTCAATAAAAAGCTTAGCAAACCTGAATGTAAGCCATCCCTCTTGTGCTCAACTCCTACAAAAATTGTGGCAGTTACCTGTAGGTCACTTGCAGTTAGCTAGCAACATGGCTCCCGGTTAATTGGATGTTAACAAGCAGTTTTTTTATATGCAGCGGGTAGCAACTAGCAAGCAGTTAATTGGAGTTTAACAAGCAGCAGTTATCCAACGGTTCATTTGGAGCTTAACAGGCAGCATTCAGCAAGAAGTTTTTTTTTCTGGATGCAGTTATCTACAGAAACAAAAATGATGTGCGACTCGTTAGTAAATTTGATCTAAATCACTAAATGAGCTGAACAGGCAAGGTTATGTTTATTCAGTGAAAAGAATGCGAGCATACAGTGTGTTTTGGACCCTCCCAGGGGCTCTAATCCATGTTTTATGTATTAGAAAGTAGATATGTGTGCCTTCTATTATTTATGTAGTATTTAAAAAAGAAGTTAACTTTAGTGCTTCTATTGCAGATAACCAGGCCATCAGGGGCATTCCACACAACCCAAACTGCTTGCTCTGCTCGACGATGCCGAAAACGGCTGCTCACCTGCTGGCAGACTGCCCCTTCTTGGTAGAGGTTTGGAACTGCATCAACAACAAGCTGGGACACCCGTTCTCCATGCTACGGATGGCGACAACGGTGACCACCAGTGGCCGATCCCTCAAAGCATCATGGACATGATAGCTCCAGGCACTGCCGGCACCGGTGCATAGGAAGATGACCATTTGCCTTGTTGCATAGATGTTGTGGAAGGAATGCAATGCCCGCATCTTCAACAACACTCGGTGCACGCCCAATCAGTCGTATCATGGGTGAAGCAAGGTGTTGGTTAGCGGCCGAGATTCACCATCTGGACAGGATATTCGAGCCACCATTATTTCTATTACATGTTTGGTCTTCAACTATAGGACGCTGCCCCAAATGAAATCCGGGCAGATTGTAATCTCGCTTTAACTGCCACTTCCCTTACTATATACTTTTTTCCTCTCTGATCAATCGATGAAATGAGGCCCTAGGGCCCTATTTTCGTCAAAAAAATCCTCATTCAGTTAATTGATCATGTTTCATGAAGTTCAACAGGAGAAGGTACCTCGTTTTGGGGAAAAAATCCTCGTTTTCGGGCAAGACTGAATCTGCTTGAGCTCAAGGAAAtttactgtaacacccacgatgcggctatatctcctacgtgtcgaggcacgatttagaggcataaccgcatgatgGTTTtgtgcaagaagggtcatcttcacacaatcccatgtaatgaacaagaatgggataaagagttggcttacgatcgccacttcacacaatgaacatatgatTC
This window encodes:
- the LOC119296180 gene encoding uncharacterized protein LOC119296180 isoform X2 produces the protein MESRDKTAAAAGRTTGMKPATSTTDLGTIPLTSRLGNELRCTYINPSRLQDATRTRSGGPRPQMAMTSSFGPASLGRGLSVSSSLRWEALRGAWLWCCAPVAAASIGSKLMKRRQGHLIIDDAVHHQSQPGSSDAGSCKSFYPITRPSGAFHTTQTACSARRCRKRLLTCWQTAPSW
- the LOC119296180 gene encoding uncharacterized protein LOC119296180 isoform X1, which encodes MESRDKTAAAAGRTTGMKPATSTTDLGTIPLTSRLGNELRCTYINPSRLQDATRTRSGGPRPQMAMTSSFGPASLGRGLSVSSSLRWEALRGAWLWCCAPVAAASIGSKLMKRRQGHLIIDDAVHHQSQPGSSDAGSCKSFYPLLLLLLLLLLLILLLLLLLLLLLLLLLLLLTMYVLCVVSFFGPLF
- the LOC119296180 gene encoding uncharacterized protein LOC119296180 isoform X3, whose translation is MESRDKTAAAAGRTTGMKPATSTTDLGTIPLTSRLGNELRCTYINPSRLQDATRTRSGGPRPQMAMTSSFGPASLGRGLSVSSSLRWEALRGAWLWCCAPVAAASIGSKLMKRRQGHLIIDDAVHHQSQPGSSDAGSCKSFYPRVATSKQLIGV